The Infirmifilum lucidum DNA segment AAGTTAGGGTGATAGTGGGCGGTGCCCCGGTCACAGAGGAGTATGCAAGGGAGGTAGGCGCCGACGCCTACGCCAGGGATGCTGTCGAGGCTGTAGAGAAGTGCAGGAAGCTACTAGAGGGGAGGTGACGTGCTCACGCCCCTAGACGTCGAGGGCAGGGCTAGGCTCGGGGAATACGTGGAGCAGAGGAAGTTCGACCTCGAGATAGTCACCAGGAGGGTGGCGGAGCTCGAGAGGGAGTACGGCGTTGTATTTGACCCGGAGTGCCCTGTCCCCAGTGATCCGGGCCTGGGCAAGTCTGTGTTCGAGGCTGGGTTCGTCCTCGCGCTCGAGGCTGGGCTGTACGTTGTCGATGAAAGCAGAGTGGCAAAGTTCTCGGAAGAGGAGCTAAAGGAGGCCTTGCAGTGCGCGCCGCGCGAGCTCGTCCTCGGGAGAGGGATGGACTCCCGCGTACTTAGGGTTAGGTTGCCGGGGGACACGCAGAAACCCTTCGTGTTCGGCGGCCTCGCCGGGACGCCTGTCCCGGAGGAGTACTTCTACATTACGGCTCTCTCCTACGCTAGACAGCCACTCGTAGACGCACTTGACCACGGCAGTATGCAGGAGGTTTCAGGCGTGAGAGTTAGAGCAGGCGCTCCCAGTGAGGCAGTAGCTGGCACCAGAGAGTTGCTCTATCTGCGTAGAGCCTTAAGGGACGCGGGTAGGCCGGGGATGCACCTACTGGCGGGGGAGAGTAGTGTCTCGTCTCTGGGTAGCCTAGCAGCGATCTCTACGGGTCTACTACAGGAAGGTGACGCCCACCTCCTCCCGATACTCAACGAGCTGAAGACAGACTACTCCCAGCTGGCTAAGGCGCACGTAGGCCTCGAGAGGGGTGTGCTCGGCGCCGCTCTAGTCGACCCAATTGTCGGCGGTTTCGCGAGGGGGCCTGCTGGCTCTGCAATAGTGTCAGTCGCAGAGGCTGTCCTCTCCCTAGTCGCGTACAGGGCCGGCTACATACTCGTCCACCCAACGCACATAGTGAAGAAGGCCACCTCGACAGCCGAGTGCATGTGGGTTCAGGTCGCCGTGGGCCTCTCGAACACGCACATGAGGCTGCCCCTAGTTGCAGACATCTGGCCCGCCTTCGGCCTCGGCACAACCGAATACCTCTACGAGATAGCCGCCAATACTATAGCTGCGACCGCCGCGGGCATGCACCTCCTGGGTCCGGTTCCGGCTAACGGCTCAGCGCCCAACGGAGGCGGGCTAGAGGCAGAGTTCATGGCCGAGGTGGGGAGGGCGTCTGCAGGGCTGAGCCCGAGCTCGGCGTGCGAGATCGTAGTCGAGCTGTACAAGAAGTACGGGGAGAAGTTGCGTAGCCCCGACTACGGGAGGCCGTTCTGGGAGCTCTACGATCCCAGAACCGCTAAGCCCCACCCGAGCTGGGTTGAGGCAGTGCACTCCGCCTTGAGAGAGCTCTCAGAGCTCGGGCTGAGGCTGTAGCCTCACTGCTCGGGCTCGACCTCCACTGCCGTGCCTGTCGCCGTGACTACTATGAACCCCTCCAGTACCTCGGAGGTCTCGAAGTCCAGGCCTACAACAGCGTTTGCGCCGAGAGCCCTCGCAGAGCTGATCAAGTCGTTCAAGGCCTCTTCCCTGGCCTTCTTCAGCTCTGACAAGTACGCGCTTGACGCTCCCCCGACTAGGGCCTCGAGACCTGCTGCGACTCTGCCGAGGAGGCCCCTCGTCCTTATGCTCATCCCCGTGACGACTCCTATCACTCTCTTGACTCTATAGCCCGGGACGCTTGGAGTCGTGGTGACAATCATTGTTTAATTGACCTCGCCCAATCATAAAAACATTTCCAGAGTCCAGGGGCTGGCGTGGTTAGGCATAATTACCTGGGCGGCGTACATTAATTGTAGGCTGGCCTCATGTCTCCCCCGAAGCTGACAAGGCCTATCCTCGCCAGGCACTTGGCTATGTGCGGGCACGTAGTGTTTGGGGAGAGGTACGTGGTCTTGGAGAACTTGAAGACGCCCGGAGGGGTAGGCGTGGATCTCGCGGTCGTGTCAACGCTCCCGGAGCCCTCTGTACACGCCGTGATCGCCGCCGCGGCGTTCAGCGAGGCCAGGCAGGGTATTGACGCGCTAGTCAGAGTTAGGGGGGAGAGAGTGGCAAATACACACTGGCTCGCGGCGACCCTCGACGCGTACGTCGCCCTGGGCAGGCCTCGGGAGCTCGAGAAAAACGGGATCGGGCTCGTGGTTGTGAGAGTCGAGTCGACTTTCGGGCTCGGGAGCGCGGAGACCATAGTAGAGCTCCCAGCAAAGCCTGAGGCGAGGAGGGCGTGGTGGGTTCAGCTTGAGGAGGCCCTCAGAGCTAGGGGGAGGCAGGACTTGGTCGAGGCCCTCAGGGGCACTCTGGGCAAGAAGCCGAGGGTCTAGCTCAGTACCACGGTTACTGGGAGGACGTAGAGGACAAGGTACAGCCACAGTGAGTGGCCTAGGCCGGAGGCGACTACTCCTGCTCTCTCGGCCACGAGGCCGAAGATGAGGCCGACGGGTATGGCCGCCAGGATTAGTAGCGGCATCCCCGAGACAAAGTGCACTAGAGAGTACGGTACTGTAGAGAGCCACCAGCCCTTCCCCAGAACTCTCTTCACGACGTAACCCTGGACGTAGCCCCTCCAGTACACCTCCTCTGCCAGCCCGAGGAAAAACACACCGGCTAGCTGCAGCGCCCCAGGCCTCACAGAGCTGTACACGGCCTCAACCTGCCACCACATCCCCGTAGTCCTCGCGAAGACTCCACCAGCGAGGAATACCAGGTACAGGGCAACAGCGCTCCCCAGCGAGTAGGGCACCCACCGGATCCCCTTCAGGCTAATGCTAGCCCTCCCAGTTGCCAGGACGCCTAGAGCCAGCAGGATTGAGACTGCGGACATCGCCTCTACGAGCCTAGGCCTCGCGAGCTGGAAGGGCACCGCGAAGAGCAACCACGGCAGAGCCACAAGTAGTGCATCAAGCCTGGTGAACCTCCTTCCCACGAGCTAGGCACGTAGCGCCGGGAAAAATACCTTTTGTTGCAAGCCAGCCTCTAGTACTCCCAGCACTGCATAGCTTGGCAGGCCACCAGTACACCACTCTAATAAACGTCCTTACTGGCGAGCGCCCCCGATAGAACTAGCCTAACAACGCCGTAGTTGATGGCTACAGGTAGCTCCTTCTCGAAGGACTCCCCGCTAGTCCTCACGGTTCCCAGAATGTGGCCGCACTTCCTACACTTGTAGTACACGACTTGTCCTTGAATGTACACGTCGAAGTTCTCTCTACTGCTAGCGCCGCAGGCCGGGCACTTAAAGCTCTCATACTCCCAAGAGTAGCCGCAGAGACACGCGAGGACGAGAGCTGTCTGGGAGTAGATCCAGCCCTGCCTCTCCGAGTACACGGCTGCCGAGGGGACTAGACCGCAGACCGGGCAACGGCCCCCGCTCCACTCGATGCCCTCTACTCTGCCTACGAGGGACTTGTAGAGTATCCTGCGCGCAACATATGAGAGGA contains these protein-coding regions:
- a CDS encoding monomethylamine:corrinoid methyltransferase, with translation MLTPLDVEGRARLGEYVEQRKFDLEIVTRRVAELEREYGVVFDPECPVPSDPGLGKSVFEAGFVLALEAGLYVVDESRVAKFSEEELKEALQCAPRELVLGRGMDSRVLRVRLPGDTQKPFVFGGLAGTPVPEEYFYITALSYARQPLVDALDHGSMQEVSGVRVRAGAPSEAVAGTRELLYLRRALRDAGRPGMHLLAGESSVSSLGSLAAISTGLLQEGDAHLLPILNELKTDYSQLAKAHVGLERGVLGAALVDPIVGGFARGPAGSAIVSVAEAVLSLVAYRAGYILVHPTHIVKKATSTAECMWVQVAVGLSNTHMRLPLVADIWPAFGLGTTEYLYEIAANTIAATAAGMHLLGPVPANGSAPNGGGLEAEFMAEVGRASAGLSPSSACEIVVELYKKYGEKLRSPDYGRPFWELYDPRTAKPHPSWVEAVHSALRELSELGLRL
- a CDS encoding YbjQ family protein gives rise to the protein MIVTTTPSVPGYRVKRVIGVVTGMSIRTRGLLGRVAAGLEALVGGASSAYLSELKKAREEALNDLISSARALGANAVVGLDFETSEVLEGFIVVTATGTAVEVEPEQ
- a CDS encoding CPBP family intramembrane glutamic endopeptidase; this translates as MGRRFTRLDALLVALPWLLFAVPFQLARPRLVEAMSAVSILLALGVLATGRASISLKGIRWVPYSLGSAVALYLVFLAGGVFARTTGMWWQVEAVYSSVRPGALQLAGVFFLGLAEEVYWRGYVQGYVVKRVLGKGWWLSTVPYSLVHFVSGMPLLILAAIPVGLIFGLVAERAGVVASGLGHSLWLYLVLYVLPVTVVLS